A section of the Pseudomonas sp. FP453 genome encodes:
- the drt4 gene encoding antiviral reverse transcriptase Drt4 has protein sequence MKEFTNLVSNIAVFHDEERHFLEALTRWNYFPNQKDSATELPPCFSTSRFTPEIAEELAAINLSRERKTYWFDLVEYKATRFNNVPRVLSLIHPLAYARIYSNLKKNRLEIFESMKDENSVITAEQHNDGRMFIMNYEDHETKTKNTLEISFGASFRAHADVANCFGSIYTHSLEWAIQGYEKAKERLQERGGEKHWSSTLDISLRNAKRNETSGLPVGPSSSSIAVEIVLAAVDRELAGKFRFVRYIDDYTAYCETHIQAQEFIRALSIALSRYRLTLNLSKTKITELPEPLVESWVTKLANATPWRTDSNGVLTLFTHEAINFLDYAVHLNRAVPDGSVLKLAAGLICHRAQGDTAATVFQYILSLSWHYPILLPLLEKIDATSDYYDKEAVTAKLNGILETNALHRRSDGMCWSLYYLKQLSSHPTTENIGLVIQTGDATAIALLSIFESATDAVVAYARQVIENCTLYELDQNWILLYQLFLHEKIENPYVDEPTFEILKKHDVQFLNPPKKASKAEDYCFYYSNPFREENESPVGFQDFLDGKY, from the coding sequence GTGAAAGAATTCACCAACCTGGTATCAAATATTGCCGTATTTCACGATGAGGAAAGACATTTCCTGGAGGCCTTGACACGTTGGAATTATTTTCCAAATCAAAAAGACTCCGCAACCGAATTACCCCCATGCTTTTCAACAAGTAGATTCACTCCAGAAATTGCTGAAGAGCTAGCAGCCATTAATTTGAGCCGAGAGAGAAAAACCTACTGGTTCGATCTTGTGGAATACAAGGCCACACGATTTAACAATGTTCCACGGGTGCTCAGCCTTATACATCCCCTCGCCTACGCAAGGATATATTCAAACCTGAAGAAAAACAGACTAGAAATATTCGAATCGATGAAAGATGAAAACAGCGTCATCACTGCCGAACAGCATAATGATGGCCGCATGTTTATCATGAATTATGAAGACCATGAAACAAAAACAAAAAACACTTTGGAAATTAGTTTTGGTGCGAGTTTTCGAGCTCATGCTGACGTAGCCAATTGCTTTGGCTCGATCTACACACATTCTCTAGAATGGGCCATTCAAGGTTATGAAAAGGCCAAAGAGCGGCTACAAGAACGTGGAGGAGAAAAGCACTGGAGCTCGACCCTCGACATATCGCTGCGCAACGCAAAACGCAACGAGACTTCCGGCCTACCTGTTGGCCCTAGCTCCTCAAGCATTGCGGTGGAAATAGTTCTGGCTGCGGTTGATAGAGAGCTCGCGGGAAAGTTTCGCTTTGTACGTTACATTGATGATTATACGGCCTATTGCGAAACACATATTCAGGCTCAGGAATTCATTCGTGCCCTGAGCATCGCTCTGTCTCGATACCGTTTAACGCTAAATCTCAGCAAAACAAAAATAACCGAGCTACCGGAACCGCTTGTGGAATCCTGGGTTACCAAATTAGCTAATGCCACCCCCTGGAGAACCGATTCCAACGGAGTCTTGACCCTCTTCACTCACGAGGCCATAAACTTTCTTGACTATGCCGTACATTTAAACCGGGCAGTGCCTGATGGCAGTGTATTGAAGCTAGCTGCAGGACTAATTTGCCACAGAGCTCAGGGTGATACAGCCGCCACAGTATTTCAATACATTCTCAGCCTAAGTTGGCACTACCCAATACTCCTGCCACTTCTTGAAAAGATCGACGCCACTTCGGACTACTACGACAAAGAGGCCGTCACTGCAAAACTCAATGGAATCCTCGAAACCAATGCGTTACATCGCCGTTCGGACGGCATGTGCTGGTCGCTATATTATTTGAAGCAGCTAAGCTCACACCCAACTACTGAAAACATCGGATTGGTTATTCAGACGGGTGATGCAACAGCGATTGCCCTGCTCAGTATCTTCGAATCCGCGACAGATGCTGTAGTTGCGTATGCTCGCCAGGTGATTGAAAACTGCACCCTGTACGAACTTGATCAAAACTGGATTCTGCTTTATCAGCTTTTCCTCCATGAAAAGATAGAGAATCCCTACGTGGATGAGCCTACCTTCGAAATCCTTAAAAAGCATGACGTCCAGTTCCTCAACCCACCTAAGAAAGCTTCCAAGGCTGAAGACTACTGTTTCTATTACTCGAACCCATTTAGAGAAGAAAATGAATCACCGGTAGGGTTCCAGGATTTCCTAGATGGGAAGTATTGA
- a CDS encoding DUF3800 domain-containing protein has product MDRTYAFVDESGNSDLDTSKGGSSDFFIVCSILVAEKDLEAAYVQAEELRKRHFQTGEIKSSNLKPKDSDRRARILNELAELPFKLYFTVVDKSRIHKDGGLRIKTSFIKYVNGLLYERLFRAYPDLQMIVDEHGGQEFQESLKSYVAERFVDDLFGDKDAFQTMASKDNVLVQVADFFAGSVAQIYEEKASEAAVLAYKKILRSLTLGMLEWPSKYQSLLPPPTDESGYADYQVHQEALRQADRFSERVGKHPDEDERLQLSILRFLRFQSEFVTKDYVLTTEIMAHLKDSGLGEVNGQRIRSSGIAKLRDADVIITSAAKGYKIPQTRADINDFLERASGIVVPLLERVKKARDVYRLSSRGEYDIVTANLAELAKLLAALEAFADD; this is encoded by the coding sequence ATGGACAGAACGTATGCCTTCGTGGATGAGTCCGGGAATTCCGACCTAGACACGTCAAAAGGTGGAAGCTCGGATTTCTTCATCGTGTGCTCCATTCTGGTGGCAGAGAAAGACCTGGAAGCTGCTTATGTCCAAGCTGAAGAACTCCGAAAGCGTCATTTCCAAACAGGTGAGATCAAATCCAGCAATCTGAAGCCCAAGGATTCAGATCGCCGTGCCCGAATCCTCAACGAGCTAGCTGAGCTGCCATTCAAGCTCTATTTCACCGTCGTTGATAAGTCCCGAATTCACAAAGACGGCGGCCTCCGTATCAAGACCTCGTTCATAAAATACGTGAACGGGTTGCTCTACGAACGTTTGTTCCGCGCATACCCTGACCTCCAGATGATCGTAGACGAGCATGGTGGCCAGGAGTTTCAGGAGAGCCTCAAAAGCTACGTTGCAGAACGATTCGTGGACGACCTATTTGGCGATAAGGATGCCTTCCAGACGATGGCCAGTAAGGACAACGTGTTGGTTCAGGTTGCAGATTTCTTTGCTGGCTCAGTCGCTCAGATCTACGAAGAGAAAGCTTCGGAAGCAGCAGTTCTTGCCTACAAAAAGATCCTACGCAGCCTGACTCTTGGAATGCTTGAGTGGCCATCCAAGTACCAGTCTCTTCTGCCACCGCCGACGGATGAATCTGGGTATGCAGACTACCAAGTACACCAAGAAGCTCTCCGCCAGGCCGACCGTTTTAGCGAACGCGTTGGTAAGCACCCCGATGAAGATGAGCGACTGCAGCTAAGCATCTTGAGGTTCTTGAGATTCCAGAGCGAATTCGTCACCAAGGATTACGTGCTGACTACGGAGATCATGGCCCATCTAAAAGATAGCGGACTGGGAGAGGTCAACGGCCAGAGAATCCGCTCCAGTGGCATTGCCAAACTCCGCGATGCGGACGTCATCATCACAAGTGCGGCGAAGGGCTACAAAATTCCCCAGACACGTGCGGACATCAACGACTTCCTAGAGCGGGCATCCGGCATCGTCGTCCCTCTTCTTGAACGCGTTAAAAAAGCGCGCGATGTGTATCGGCTGAGCAGTCGAGGAGAATATGACATCGTCACTGCCAACCTTGCTGAGCTAGCCAAGCTGCTCGCTGCGCTCGAGGCGTTTGCAGATGACTGA
- a CDS encoding GIY-YIG nuclease family protein, whose amino-acid sequence MIYFFIEDSNEKVKIGRAKDIERRRKGLQTGNPRKLLLLGWIRTDDNVRLEKEIHQHFSHLRGNGEWFDLDPSDILPILEHFGIDGFVGTTGESFEVTGHDRDGVPEYLGVWNWGNLEWNECCPFCGSFCGMHVQDASSMYHCLNCDTLTSFDFLSHQEEE is encoded by the coding sequence ATGATCTATTTTTTCATCGAAGATAGTAATGAAAAGGTGAAGATAGGTCGGGCCAAGGATATCGAGCGCCGTAGGAAAGGGCTTCAAACCGGCAACCCCAGGAAGCTTTTACTTCTGGGGTGGATTCGTACAGATGATAACGTGCGGCTAGAAAAAGAGATTCATCAGCATTTCTCTCATCTGCGTGGCAATGGTGAATGGTTCGATCTAGATCCGTCGGACATTTTGCCGATCCTCGAACACTTTGGCATCGATGGGTTTGTCGGTACGACCGGGGAGTCCTTTGAGGTCACCGGCCATGATCGGGATGGTGTGCCTGAGTACCTTGGCGTTTGGAACTGGGGTAACCTGGAGTGGAACGAGTGCTGTCCATTCTGCGGAAGCTTTTGCGGCATGCACGTTCAAGACGCATCGAGCATGTACCACTGCCTTAACTGTGACACGCTTACCTCCTTTGATTTTTTGAGTCATCAGGAGGAGGAGTGA